A single region of the Eremothecium gossypii ATCC 10895 chromosome V, complete sequence genome encodes:
- the HIS2 gene encoding histidinol-phosphatase (Syntenic homolog of Saccharomyces cerevisiae YFR025C (HIS2)), whose protein sequence is MCRRTSQRNLRMFSHHSHSGEYVAHGADTLEAVVAEALRQGFHTYCLTEHMPRLDEAYLYPEERSGAAARDLRGLAELFGRYVEHAARLRQHVDGMAVLVGMEAEACDRQHVAYAKRLLQDFGSHVQFCVGSVHHVYGIPIDFSQTLWDSALQQAGGNLKRLLADYFDWQYYMLRELQPEVVGHFDLIRLYLPRDRFWVELGTGAVSDTYLGGNWTHIALVSARIVSLWEDVQSRVVRNLEYIASYGGLVEINSAGLRKGLADPYPHRDVALLVKRYAGARFVLSDDAHSVSQVGTEYVRTLEYVENVLQLEGLFYLAEASSGPTALEAKYMSLQEIKESRFWK, encoded by the coding sequence ATGTGTAGACGGACCTCGCAGAGGAACTTAAGGATGTTCTCACACCACTCGCACTCCGGGGAGTATGTGGCGCACGGGGCGGATACGCTAGAGGCTGTGGTGGCGGAGGCGCTACGGCAGGGCTTCCACACGTACTGCCTGACGGAGCACATGCCCCGCCTAGATGAGGCATATCTCTACCCGGAGGAGCGGTCTGGGGCCGCGGCCAGGGATTTGCGGGGGCTCGCGGAGTTGTTCGGGCGCTACGTGGAGCATGCGGCACGGTTGCGGCAGCACGTGGACGGCATGGCAGTTCTGGTGGGTATGGAAGCGGAGGCGTGTGACCGGCAGCACGTTGCATACGCCAAACGGCTGCTGCAGGACTTCGGCAGTCACGTGCAGTTCTGCGTGGGGTCTGTACACCATGTGTATGGGATCCCGATCGACTTCAGTCAGACGCTGTGGGATTCGGCCCTGCAGCAAGCAGGTGGCAATTTGAAACGGCTACTTGCCGATTATTTTGATTGGCAGTACTACatgctgcgcgagctgcaACCAGAAGTTGTTGGGCACTTTGATCTGATCCGGCTGTATCTGCCGCGTGACAGATTTTGGGTCGAATTAGGCACCGGCGCAGTTTCAGACACATATCTCGGGGGTAATTGGACGCACATTGCTTTAGTTTCTGCCCGCATCGTTTCCCTGTGGGAGGATGTGCAATCTCGCGTGGTAAGAAACCTGGAGTATATTGCATCGTATGGAGGCTTAGTAGAGATTAATTCTGCAGGTCTCCGAAAAGGACTCGCGGATCCATACCCACATCGCGATGTTGCTCTTTTGGTAAAGCGGTATGCGGGCGCGAGGTTTGTTTTGAGTGACGACGCACACAGTGTGTCACAGGTCGGCACCGAGTATGTGCGTACGCTCGAATATGTAGAAAATGTGTTACAACTGGAAGGACTGTTCTACCTAGCAGAGGCGAGCAGTGGGCCTACTGCGCTCGAGGCGAAATACATGAGTTTGCAAGAGATAAAAGAGAGCCGCTTCTGGAAGTAG